The nucleotide window CTCTCGGCTGGATCTGGAGGAGGAAGCGGTGCACCCGCTTCCGAACCGGCAGCAGCTGAAGAGAAAAAGGCCGCTACTCCTGCACCTGAAGCTCCAACACCACCTGCACCTGTTGCTGCAGCACCAGAGTCATCCGAGAGTGGCAAGACAGCTTCACCATCTGCCCGTAAACTTGCACGTGAGCGTGGTATCGAGTTGGATCAGGTTCAGAGCAAAGATCCGATTGGACGGGTATACCAGGATGATGTGAAGAGCCACAGTAATCAGGCGCCTGCTCCTGCTGCTCCACCTGCAACTAAAGCTCCATCGGCACCAAGTGCTCCGGCAGCGGGAAGTTCAACCTATACCAAACCAGTGGAGCGTCAACGCATGTCTCGTCGCCGTGCTACCATTGCCAAACGTCTGGTAGAGGCTCAGCAGACAGCAGCCATGTTGACTACGTTTAATGAAGTAGATATGACTGCCATCATGGATGTACGTAAACGCCGTAAGGACAAGTTCAAAGAGAAGCATGAGATCAATCTGGGTTTCATGTCCTTCTTCACCAAAGCAGTTGTGGGAGCTTTGAAAAAATTCCCAACAATTAATGCAGAGATTGATGGCGAAGACGTTGTGCTCAAAAAGTATTATGATATCGGCATCGCCGTATCTGCGAAGGAAGGACTGGTTGTACCAGTTGTACGTGATGCTGATCGTCTGGGCTTTGCCGAGATCGAGAAAAGCATTGCGGATCTGGCATCCAAAGCTCGTTCCAACACGCTGGCGTTGTCTGATCTGCAAGGTGGAACGTTCACCATCACCAATGGTGGAACATTCGGTTCCCTGTTATCTACACCAATCCTGAATACACCTCAAGTAGGTATTCTAGGGATGCATAAGATTCAGCTTCGTCCAGTGGCAATTGATGCAGAGCGGATGGAGAATCGTCCGATGATGTACATCGCGTTGTCCTATGATCACCGGATTATCGACGGCAGTGAAGCTGTACGTTTCCTGGTGACCGTAAAAGAACTGCTTGAAGACCCTGAATCGCTGTTAATTGAAGGTTAATCCACAAGGTTTGATCATAGCTATTATTCATATTGTTTAACAAAGAAGCCCCTGAATGGAGCGCAGCGTGAGCTGTACATCCGATTCAGGGGCTTCTTGTTCTTGTGCTTGGTTATATGTTTTTCGACCATTTATACAGAGTCAGCCATCTCAGCAGGGCTCATTGCAACGTCATGTTCACTAGAGTCAGGTGTATTCCGCTCTAGCCAGCTCACAACGTGCTGGGCCACTTCTGTTCGGTTCGTCTCATGCAGCATTTCATGGCGTCCACCTGGATACAGGTGGTACTCAATATTCTCCAGATGAAGCTTCTTATACTGAGAGACCAGATTAAGAACGCCTTTGCCATGAAGTCCAACAGGGTCCTTCTCACCGGAGAACAGATATACAGGTTTATGTTTAGGTATGCGCTCCATATTGTGTGGAAGATGAACTTCAAGCAGCAATTTGAAGAAATCGCGGAAGAATCCTGCTGTACAGACCGCTCCGCACATGGGATCATCAATGAACCGTTGAACCTCTAGCGTGTCCCGGGACAACCAGTCAAACGGAGTTGTCGCAGGGCGGAAAGAGCGGTTAAATCCACCGAATACAATCGCATTAAGCAGCATGCTGGGATGAGTAGCCCCCTGAATGCCACACTGCAAGAAGGCCAGTTTCTCTCCAACCCGGAGAAGACCACGTCTGCCATTGGTCCCGGATAAAATAAAGGCATGGTACCGTTCATGACCAGCGTACATGAGATGCTGTACCAAGAACGAGCCCATACTGTGCCCCATTAGAAACAGAGGCACCCCAGGGTTTTCCTTGGCGGCTACTTCGCCCAGATTGATCATATCACTCGCCATCCAGCGGAAGGCATCGATACCAGCATTACCGAGCAAGCTGGCACTTTCCACGGTTTTGCCATGACCCCGATGGTCATTGGCATAGACCGCGTAACCGTGTCTGGTGAGAGTGTCGGCAAACTCGGCGTAACGGGCCGCAGTCTCACCCATGCCGTGTGCGATTTGCACGACGCCCTTAACATTGCATTCCGGATCGGGAAGCCAGCGGTACACATGAATACGGGTACCTTCACTACCGACCAAGGCAAAGGTAGATTCCTGCATCTCGTGTAATTCCTCCTTCACAGGTTACATATAAGCTTGATTTATGGCAGATAAGAGCGAAGAACAGTGGTATTTCCATCTAAAGTATAAGAACCCAGATTGGCTGGCAAGAGATAACATTGTCCAGCTTTCAATTCGATGTTGTCTGATCCAGCATGTGCCCACGAGAGTGTTCCTTCGCCTTCACAGACAACGAGAATCGTGAAGCTGTCAGGATTGGTGGAAAGTTCCCAACGTTCAGTCACAATGCCTTTTTCAACCACAAAATAAGGGCATTTCGCAAGCTTGAGCCATTCACCAGGCGTGGCGTTATTTGTTTTCATCGTTGAGGCACCTGCGCCCTCATAGGCGGTTACATTCAGCGAGTCTTCAACATGCAACTCACGTGGCTTGCCGTCCAGCCCTGGACGATTGTAATCGTAGATCCGATACGTCGTATCCGAGTTTTGCTGAATCTCAGCGACAACCACACCC belongs to Paenibacillus sp. FSL H8-0079 and includes:
- a CDS encoding alpha/beta fold hydrolase, translating into MQESTFALVGSEGTRIHVYRWLPDPECNVKGVVQIAHGMGETAARYAEFADTLTRHGYAVYANDHRGHGKTVESASLLGNAGIDAFRWMASDMINLGEVAAKENPGVPLFLMGHSMGSFLVQHLMYAGHERYHAFILSGTNGRRGLLRVGEKLAFLQCGIQGATHPSMLLNAIVFGGFNRSFRPATTPFDWLSRDTLEVQRFIDDPMCGAVCTAGFFRDFFKLLLEVHLPHNMERIPKHKPVYLFSGEKDPVGLHGKGVLNLVSQYKKLHLENIEYHLYPGGRHEMLHETNRTEVAQHVVSWLERNTPDSSEHDVAMSPAEMADSV
- the odhB gene encoding 2-oxoglutarate dehydrogenase complex dihydrolipoyllysine-residue succinyltransferase, which produces MSEIKVPAMGESITEGTVSRWMVKEGDTVNQGDVLLELETDKVNIEISAEESGVLEKIIRQEGETVEIGETIGTLSAGSGGGSGAPASEPAAAEEKKAATPAPEAPTPPAPVAAAPESSESGKTASPSARKLARERGIELDQVQSKDPIGRVYQDDVKSHSNQAPAPAAPPATKAPSAPSAPAAGSSTYTKPVERQRMSRRRATIAKRLVEAQQTAAMLTTFNEVDMTAIMDVRKRRKDKFKEKHEINLGFMSFFTKAVVGALKKFPTINAEIDGEDVVLKKYYDIGIAVSAKEGLVVPVVRDADRLGFAEIEKSIADLASKARSNTLALSDLQGGTFTITNGGTFGSLLSTPILNTPQVGILGMHKIQLRPVAIDAERMENRPMMYIALSYDHRIIDGSEAVRFLVTVKELLEDPESLLIEG